The DNA segment TGGGTGTCCGTCGCACCCGAAACCCCGGAGACGACGGCGTAGTCGTCGGTATACTCTCTGGCGACCGATTCCGGACAGAACATGAGCGCGGCGCTCCCGTCGGTAATCGGACAGAAGTCGTAGAGTCGCAGCGGATCGGCAACGATGGGCGATTCGAGCACCGTCTCGAGGTCAACTTCCTTCTGGAACTGCGCGTGGGGATTGTCCACGCCGTTTTTGTGATTTTTCACCGCCACCTTGCCCAGACTTTCCCGAGGAGCGTCGAAGCGCTCGAGATAATGTCGGGCGGTCATCCCCGCGAACGACGGGAGCGTGACGCCGTGTTTGTACTCGTCGGGATGGGTGATCGAGGCGATGATGTCGGTCGCCTCGCCCGTCGTCTTGTGGGTCATCTTCTCGCCACCGACGAGAAGCGTCATCTCACTCGCGCCGCTCGCGATGGATTGCCAGGCGGCGTAGATCCCTGCCCCGCCGCTCGAACTCGTCTGATCCACCCGCTGGCTGTACGCCGGCAACACGCCCAGATCGTGGGCGAGCATGTTCATGATACCGCCCTGCCCCTCGAACTCACCGCTCGACATGTTCGAGACGTACAGATGCTCGACCGCACTCGAATCCACGCCCGCATCCTCGAGGCAGCCCTTCCCGGCCTGGGCAATGAGGTCGCGAATCCACGCCTCCCGTTGCCCGAAC comes from the Natronosalvus amylolyticus genome and includes:
- a CDS encoding thiolase C-terminal domain-containing protein, coding for MERVAIIGASMTQFGQREAWIRDLIAQAGKGCLEDAGVDSSAVEHLYVSNMSSGEFEGQGGIMNMLAHDLGVLPAYSQRVDQTSSSGGAGIYAAWQSIASGASEMTLLVGGEKMTHKTTGEATDIIASITHPDEYKHGVTLPSFAGMTARHYLERFDAPRESLGKVAVKNHKNGVDNPHAQFQKEVDLETVLESPIVADPLRLYDFCPITDGSAALMFCPESVAREYTDDYAVVSGVSGATDTHVVHERPDPTVMNGVVESGKGAYEMSGYGPEDVDVAELHDMFTILEFLQMEGLGFASHGEAWKRVEAGDTERSGSLPINTSGGLKSKGHPLGASGVAQGVEIYEQVVGEAGPRQVDADVGLCCNVGGFGNCVITTIMEAGQ